In the Streptomyces formicae genome, one interval contains:
- the hypE gene encoding hydrogenase expression/formation protein HypE, with amino-acid sequence MNIDCPVPYSEDDVVQLGHGAGGRLTAELLDRLVLPALGRRPDGPLEDAALLPGGGELVVSTDSFVVSPLTFPGGDIGSLAVHGTVNDLAMRGALPLALTLAVIAEEGLPLAELRSVLDSAGKAAQQADVPVITGDTKVVGRGAADRLFLNTTGIGRRVPGLAPSSARARAGDAVLLSGPIGLHGTAVLSTREGLGFETDIASDTRPLHRLVRALAPFGDAVHSLRDPTRGGLAASLNEIARDAGVGVEIAESALPVPSAVAAACDLLGLDPLIVANEGCFVAFVAPDIADAALLALRAHPEGAQAVRIGHCTTAHAARVELRTLLGARRVVDMPSGEQLPRIC; translated from the coding sequence ATGAACATCGACTGCCCCGTCCCATACAGCGAGGACGACGTCGTCCAGCTGGGCCACGGCGCCGGCGGCAGGCTGACGGCCGAACTCCTGGACAGGCTCGTCCTGCCCGCCCTGGGGAGGCGGCCCGACGGCCCCCTCGAAGACGCTGCCCTGCTGCCGGGAGGGGGCGAACTCGTTGTCTCCACCGACTCGTTCGTCGTCAGTCCGCTGACCTTCCCCGGCGGGGACATCGGCTCCCTGGCCGTACACGGGACGGTCAACGACCTGGCCATGCGCGGAGCCCTGCCCCTCGCGCTGACCCTCGCGGTCATCGCGGAAGAAGGGCTGCCGCTCGCCGAGCTGCGCTCGGTCCTGGACTCCGCGGGGAAAGCCGCGCAGCAGGCGGACGTCCCCGTCATCACCGGGGACACCAAGGTCGTCGGACGCGGCGCCGCGGACCGGCTCTTCCTCAACACGACCGGCATCGGCCGCCGCGTTCCCGGCCTCGCACCCTCGTCGGCCCGGGCCCGCGCCGGGGACGCGGTGCTGCTCTCCGGCCCGATCGGCCTGCACGGCACCGCGGTCCTCTCCACCCGCGAAGGACTCGGATTCGAGACGGACATCGCCTCAGACACGAGGCCACTGCACCGCCTCGTGCGGGCCCTCGCGCCCTTCGGTGACGCCGTCCACAGCCTGCGCGACCCCACCCGGGGCGGCCTCGCCGCCTCTCTCAACGAGATCGCACGCGATGCGGGGGTCGGCGTGGAGATCGCGGAGAGCGCGCTGCCGGTGCCGTCCGCCGTGGCCGCCGCCTGTGACCTGCTCGGCCTCGACCCGCTGATCGTCGCCAACGAAGGCTGTTTCGTCGCCTTCGTCGCGCCCGACATCGCCGACGCCGCACTCCTCGCCCTCCGCGCCCATCCGGAAGGCGCTCAGGCGGTCCGCATCGGCCACTGCACGACGGCGCACGCCGCCCGGGTGGAGCTGCGCACCCTGCTCGGCGCACGACGCGTGGTCGACATGCCCTCGGGTGAGCAACTCCCGCGCATCTGCTGA
- a CDS encoding GAF domain-containing protein: MGGDAYHESERLPRLQLDDLLEELQGRIEAVRGTRDRLHGLLEAVLSVGRELDLPQVLRRIVETAVALVDAEYGALGVIGTGSKLNEFLPVGIRERVRAQIGDLPSGHGLLGELIRHPEPLRLKELTEHAASSGFPAHHPPMHSFLGVPIRVRDEVFGNLYLTEKRGGAEFDAEDEAVLSTLAVAAGVAIENARLYEEARLRAQWLTVGAEFTNALLSGTPEARVLEMMVERAREITSADIGVVDLVVADSQELLGVLALGESAEAHRGQRIPRRGTLAGVALSGGDLVVTTDVAGDPRVTFAPERWKGLGPAVAVPMGTDDGVRGVLVLARRAGRPVFSEAEVAPLPGFAGQAALALELADRRRDAEQMSLLEDRDRIARDLHDLAIQRLFATGMTLQSALRFVQHPEASERLLRAVDDLDTTIKIIRSTIFGLRAHEASAVVGAGLRVRIARTVEEAVTSLGFTPAVRMEGLLDTDVPAATADDAVAVLSEALSNITRHARASAAEIAVTVGKGELTLTVTDNGVGIGASGRRSGLRNLAERAERLGGMLSLGRGPEGGTHLEWHVPLRGR; this comes from the coding sequence ATGGGTGGGGACGCGTACCACGAATCGGAGCGGCTGCCTCGATTACAGCTAGATGACTTGCTCGAAGAGCTCCAAGGGCGGATCGAAGCGGTCCGTGGGACCCGGGACCGGCTGCACGGGCTGCTGGAAGCGGTGCTTTCGGTCGGGCGGGAGCTGGATCTGCCGCAGGTGCTGCGGCGCATCGTGGAGACCGCCGTCGCGCTGGTGGACGCGGAGTACGGAGCGCTCGGCGTCATCGGCACGGGAAGCAAGCTGAACGAGTTCCTGCCCGTGGGGATCCGTGAGCGGGTGCGCGCGCAGATCGGTGATCTTCCCTCGGGGCACGGGCTGCTCGGTGAACTGATCCGGCATCCCGAGCCGTTGCGGCTCAAGGAGCTGACGGAGCATGCGGCGTCGTCCGGTTTCCCGGCGCACCATCCCCCGATGCACTCGTTCCTCGGCGTACCCATCCGGGTGCGCGATGAGGTGTTCGGGAACCTCTACCTCACCGAGAAGCGCGGCGGGGCGGAGTTCGACGCCGAGGACGAGGCGGTGCTCTCGACGCTGGCCGTGGCCGCGGGGGTGGCCATCGAGAACGCACGGCTCTACGAGGAGGCGCGGCTGCGCGCGCAGTGGCTGACCGTCGGTGCGGAGTTCACCAACGCGCTGCTCTCCGGCACGCCCGAGGCACGCGTCCTGGAAATGATGGTCGAGCGTGCCAGGGAGATCACCTCGGCCGACATCGGCGTGGTGGACCTGGTGGTGGCCGACAGCCAGGAACTCCTCGGCGTACTCGCCCTCGGCGAGAGCGCCGAGGCGCACCGGGGCCAGCGCATTCCCCGCCGAGGGACGTTGGCCGGTGTCGCGTTGAGCGGCGGTGATCTGGTGGTCACCACGGACGTCGCCGGTGACCCACGGGTCACCTTCGCCCCGGAGAGGTGGAAGGGTCTGGGGCCCGCGGTGGCGGTTCCGATGGGGACGGACGACGGGGTGCGCGGCGTTCTCGTGCTGGCGCGGCGCGCCGGGCGGCCCGTCTTCAGCGAGGCCGAGGTCGCGCCGCTGCCCGGTTTCGCCGGTCAGGCAGCCCTGGCGCTCGAACTCGCCGACCGGCGGCGGGACGCCGAGCAGATGAGTCTGCTCGAGGACCGGGACCGGATCGCCCGGGACCTGCACGACCTGGCGATCCAGCGGCTGTTCGCGACCGGGATGACGCTCCAGAGCGCCCTGCGGTTCGTCCAGCACCCCGAGGCTTCCGAGCGCCTGCTGCGGGCGGTGGACGACCTCGACACCACCATCAAGATCATCCGGTCGACCATCTTCGGGCTGCGCGCCCACGAGGCGTCCGCGGTGGTCGGCGCCGGGCTGCGCGTGCGGATCGCCCGTACGGTGGAGGAGGCGGTGACCTCCCTCGGTTTCACCCCCGCGGTGCGCATGGAGGGCCTGCTGGACACCGACGTGCCCGCCGCCACCGCCGACGACGCCGTGGCCGTGCTGAGCGAAGCGCTCTCCAACATCACCCGGCATGCCCGGGCGTCGGCCGCGGAGATCGCCGTCACCGTAGGCAAGGGAGAGCTGACGCTCACCGTGACGGACAACGGCGTCGGCATCGGCGCGAGTGGTCGCCGCAGTGGTCTGCGCAACCTCGCCGAGAGGGCCGAGAGGCTGGGCGGCATGCTGTCGCTGGGGCGCGGGCCGGAGGGCGGCACGCACCTGGAGTGGCACGTTCCGCTGCGAGGCAGGTAA
- a CDS encoding sensor histidine kinase: MRRLPPRTLRGQLTAGLVTLLALACLSVGISTALALRGFLMGRLDEQLTASGGRFAASLEHEAKPDADNRPDTRGQADATFGARLVDGSVTRAAVVDDATDRPVRLASRDRRALAAIPTDGNGHSIGLSTLRGYRVMAFRGDDQDTLLTGLPLHPVEETVHRLEAVETVLFAAALLITGVAAALWVRISLRPLRRVTARAAEVAELPLASGEIAMPGPLPDNDPRTEVGQVGSALNHMFGHVEDALSRRHASEERLRHFAADASHELRTPVANIRGHAELALRHHGPVAAEVRHALERIDGESRRMTRLVDDLLLLARLDAGRPLEHGPVDLTLLILNATDDARAAGPTHRWLLDLPEDPVTITGDAHRLQQAIGNLLANARTHTPPGTEVTITLTTGGPDVFLSVSDNGPGIPEDLQPEVFGRFVRADHTRSRNTGSTGLGLAIVHAVTTAHAGTVSLTSRPGRTTFRMTLPA; the protein is encoded by the coding sequence GTGAGGCGACTGCCGCCCCGTACGCTGCGCGGACAGCTCACCGCCGGACTCGTCACCCTGCTGGCCCTCGCCTGCCTCTCCGTCGGGATCAGCACCGCACTCGCGCTGCGCGGGTTTCTCATGGGCCGCCTGGACGAGCAGCTCACCGCGTCCGGCGGCCGGTTCGCCGCGAGCCTGGAACACGAAGCCAAGCCCGACGCCGACAACCGCCCCGACACCCGGGGCCAGGCCGACGCCACCTTCGGCGCCCGCCTCGTGGACGGCAGCGTCACCCGGGCCGCCGTCGTCGACGACGCGACCGATCGACCCGTCCGGCTCGCCTCCAGGGACCGTCGCGCCCTGGCTGCGATCCCCACCGACGGGAACGGGCACAGCATCGGCCTGTCCACCCTGCGCGGCTACCGCGTCATGGCATTCAGAGGCGACGACCAGGACACTCTGCTCACCGGCCTGCCGCTACACCCCGTGGAGGAGACCGTTCACCGCCTCGAAGCGGTCGAGACGGTGCTGTTCGCCGCCGCTCTGCTGATCACCGGCGTCGCCGCGGCGCTATGGGTGAGGATCTCACTGCGCCCGCTGCGGCGGGTCACCGCCCGAGCAGCGGAGGTGGCCGAACTCCCGCTGGCCAGCGGCGAGATCGCCATGCCGGGGCCACTTCCCGACAACGACCCGCGCACCGAGGTCGGTCAGGTCGGCTCCGCTCTCAACCACATGTTCGGCCACGTCGAGGACGCTCTCAGCCGCCGCCACGCCAGTGAGGAGCGGCTGCGTCACTTCGCCGCCGATGCCAGCCACGAACTACGCACACCCGTCGCCAACATCCGCGGTCACGCCGAACTCGCCCTGCGCCACCACGGACCTGTCGCCGCCGAGGTCCGCCACGCCCTGGAACGCATCGACGGGGAATCGCGGCGCATGACCCGTCTCGTCGACGACCTGCTCCTCCTCGCCCGCCTGGACGCCGGCCGCCCTCTCGAACACGGGCCGGTCGACCTGACCTTGCTGATCTTGAACGCCACGGACGACGCCCGCGCGGCAGGACCCACCCATCGCTGGCTCCTCGATCTCCCCGAAGACCCCGTCACCATCACCGGCGACGCCCACCGACTCCAGCAGGCCATCGGCAACCTCCTTGCCAACGCCCGCACCCACACACCGCCCGGCACCGAAGTGACCATCACCCTCACCACCGGCGGGCCCGACGTTTTCCTCAGCGTGAGCGACAACGGTCCTGGCATCCCGGAGGATCTTCAGCCGGAGGTCTTCGGCCGCTTCGTCCGGGCCGACCACACACGCTCCCGCAACACCGGAAGCACCGGCCTCGGCCTCGCCATCGTCCACGCCGTCACCACCGCGCACGCCGGAACCGTCAGCCTGACCAGCCGCCCCGGGCGCACCACCTTCCGTATGACACTGCCCGCGTGA
- a CDS encoding response regulator — MTVRTFSVDHPIRVFLLDDHEVVRRGVHDLLDSEPDIEVVGEAGTSEQALIRGPALRPDVALLDIRLPDSDGITVCRELRSKMPDLACLMLTSFDDDDALLDAIMAGAAGYVLKQIKGTDLVDAVRTVAAGQSLLDPATTARLMSALRGPEEAPAPPRDERLAALTEREREILARIGEGLTNRQIGKELYLSEKTVKNHISRLLAKLGVERRIQAAVIAAHFEADQPR; from the coding sequence ATGACCGTTCGTACGTTCTCGGTGGATCACCCGATCCGGGTCTTCCTCCTCGACGACCACGAAGTCGTCCGCAGGGGTGTCCACGACCTGCTCGACTCCGAACCCGACATCGAGGTCGTCGGTGAAGCGGGCACGAGCGAACAGGCGTTGATCCGCGGCCCGGCCCTGCGCCCGGACGTGGCCCTCCTGGACATCCGCCTGCCCGACAGCGACGGCATCACGGTCTGTCGCGAGCTGCGCTCGAAGATGCCGGACCTCGCCTGCCTGATGCTGACCTCCTTCGATGACGACGACGCGCTCCTGGACGCGATCATGGCGGGCGCGGCGGGTTACGTCCTGAAGCAGATCAAGGGCACCGACCTGGTCGACGCCGTCCGTACCGTCGCCGCGGGTCAGTCCCTGCTCGACCCGGCCACCACCGCCCGCTTGATGAGCGCCCTGCGCGGTCCCGAGGAGGCCCCCGCGCCCCCGCGGGACGAGCGCCTTGCCGCGCTCACGGAACGCGAACGGGAGATCCTCGCCCGGATCGGCGAGGGGCTCACCAACCGCCAGATCGGCAAGGAGCTCTACCTCTCGGAGAAGACCGTCAAGAACCACATCTCCCGGCTCCTGGCGAAGCTGGGTGTGGAACGACGCATCCAGGCCGCCGTGATCGCGGCTCACTTCGAGGCGGACCAGCCACGCTGA
- a CDS encoding response regulator transcription factor: MNEPRTPSPPPLHRPDGGPVRVLVVDDEPDVTGVLATVLTSEGWQVRTAAEGRSALAAARDFLPDAVVLDWMLPDLDGLQVLHALRREAPRVCVLFLTARDAVEDRIAGITAGGDDYVTKPYSLEEVLARLRGLLRRAGMTAEPGTDQLAVGDLTMDEEAREVRRAGVTVELSRTEFELLRFLMRNPRRVLSKDQILARVWAYDFGGRAHIVELYISYLRKKIDAGHAPMIHTVRGVGYVLKPGTP; the protein is encoded by the coding sequence ATGAACGAGCCGCGCACCCCATCCCCGCCCCCGCTGCACCGCCCCGACGGAGGCCCGGTCCGGGTCCTCGTCGTCGACGACGAACCCGACGTCACCGGCGTCCTGGCCACCGTCTTGACCAGCGAGGGCTGGCAGGTTCGCACCGCTGCCGAAGGCAGGAGTGCCCTCGCGGCGGCCCGCGACTTCCTACCCGACGCGGTGGTCCTGGACTGGATGCTGCCCGACCTGGACGGCTTGCAGGTACTGCACGCCCTCAGACGCGAGGCGCCTCGCGTGTGCGTGCTGTTCCTGACCGCCCGCGACGCGGTCGAGGACCGCATCGCCGGCATCACCGCGGGCGGCGACGACTACGTCACCAAGCCCTACAGCCTGGAAGAAGTCCTGGCCCGGTTGCGCGGTCTCCTGCGGCGGGCCGGCATGACCGCCGAGCCCGGCACGGACCAACTCGCCGTCGGTGACCTCACCATGGATGAAGAAGCCAGGGAAGTCCGCCGCGCCGGCGTCACGGTGGAGCTCTCCCGCACCGAGTTCGAGCTCCTGCGGTTCTTGATGCGCAACCCGCGCCGGGTCCTGTCCAAGGATCAGATCCTCGCCCGGGTCTGGGCCTACGACTTCGGTGGGCGTGCCCACATCGTGGAGCTCTACATCAGCTACCTCCGCAAGAAGATCGACGCCGGACACGCTCCGATGATCCACACGGTGCGCGGCGTCGGCTACGTCCTCAAGCCAGGCACTCCGTGA